One window of Phoenix dactylifera cultivar Barhee BC4 chromosome 5, palm_55x_up_171113_PBpolish2nd_filt_p, whole genome shotgun sequence genomic DNA carries:
- the LOC103716652 gene encoding probable tocopherol O-methyltransferase, chloroplastic isoform X2 yields the protein MLSLLIPICLSSLFDSDMDAVLRTEHSPFLGMYDVPAEYAPTPAAGRVAEREEEELKKGIAELYDESSEMWERLWGDHMHHGFYERDASVSLSDHRLAQVRMVEEALAFAGITDDPLKKPKRIVDVGCGIGGSSRYLAKKYGAKCEGITLSPVQVKRAQALAIAEGLEDRASFQVADALKQPFPDGQFDLVWSMESGEHMPDKTKFVGELARVAAPGATIIIVTWCHRDLSPSEESLQPNELNLLNKICNAYYLPAWCSASDYVKIAQSLSLEDIKTADWSENVAPFWPAVIRSALTWQGFTSLLRCGWKTIKGALAMPLMIEGYNKKLIKFAIIACRKPM from the exons ATGCTTTCCCTTCTCATCCCCATCTGTTTGTCATCGTTATTTGATTCCGATATGGATGCGGTGCTACGGACTGAGCACTCGCCGTTCCTCGGCATGTACGACGTCCCGGCGGAGTACGCACCGACGCCGGCGGCCGGGCGGGTGGCGGAgcgagaggaggaggagctcaagAAAGGGATCGCTGAGCTCTACGACGAGTCGTCGGAGATGTGGGAGAGACTGTGGGGGGACCACATGCACCACGGCTTCTACGAGAGGGATGCGTCGGTCTCTCTCTCCGACCACCGTCTCGCCCAGGTCCGGATGGTCGAAGAAGCCCTCGCCTTCGCCGGAATCACAG ATGATCCTCTGAAGAAGCCCAAGAGAATAGTTGACGTTGGGTGTGGGATTGGAGGCAGTTCAAGATATCTGGCAAAGAAGTATGGCGCTAAATGTGAAGGCATCACCTTGAGCCCTGTCCAGGTTAAAAGGGCACAGGCTCTTGCCATTGCCGAGGGGCTAGAAGACCGG GCGTCCTTCCAAGTTGCAGATGCTCTGAAGCAGCCTTTTCCAGATGGGCAGTTTGACCTAGTTTGGTCAATGGAAAGCGGTGAACACATGCCAGACAAAACAAAG TTTGTAGGTGAATTGGCACGTGTTGCAGCACCAGGAGCCACCATTATCATAGTTACATGGTGCCACAGGGATCTCTCACCCTCAGAAGAGTCATTGCAGCCCAATGAATTGAATCTCTTAAACAAGATATGCAATGCATATTATCTGCCAGCCTGGTGCTCAGCCAGTGATTATGTAAAAATAGCTCAATCCTTATCGCTTGAG GACATAAAGACAGCTGATTGGTCAGAGAATGTGGCACCATTTTGGCCTGCGGTTATCCGATCAGCCTTGACATGGCAGGGTTTCACATCACTGTTACGATGTG GATGGAAGACCATTAAAGGAGCACTTGCAATGCCTCTCATGATCGAAGGTTACAACAAGAAGCTAATTAAGTTTGCCATCATTGCATGCCGTAAACCTATGTAG